One genomic window of Paenibacillus xylanilyticus includes the following:
- a CDS encoding serine hydrolase domain-containing protein, whose product MIILSIKKRTLITAVTLVFTTLAPMSAMAEPVSNVNDVTYEMTKKAVMEKAQILTDNYGTTSVQYALIHDGEIVISGQAGKNDMNNAVPLTADTIYGIGSTSKMVVTTAVMKLVDEGEIDLDVPVIHYVPDFKMEDERYKEITARMLLNHSSGLPGTSSSSAILFGDNDTYAHDTLLDQLATQKLKADPGAYSVYSNDGFSLAEILVERISGMSFTAYMHHYITEPLGMNNTKTPQDLISDNKMAVTYSALHNGQLPQENTNMIASGGIYSTAEDLVQFAQIFTGEVKGILSSESAEAMAAEEYKNGMWPEDADSSISYGLGWDSVNLFPFNEYGIQAVAKGGNTISYHSSLIVLPEYNMAAAVTSSGGTSTMDQLIATELLLGALEEKDIITERKPDKSFGTPVSATMPKGLSAYSGIYGGGASSLLNIDVQADGQLNLSAPLTPNSAEQKYTYTTDGTFTNDEGTEKLMFVEEDNGNIYLWSRSYQSMPGLGQIASSEYKAEKLETSELSPDVAAAWQKREGKNYFLVNEKYTSTVYDSATPIIPIRLSDEMPGLVYTNTIIDANLAVNELQIPGLAGRDTMEYEFFKENGVEYVSAGGKVYASQDAVKALYSGNQSKTTIQTNGYATWYSIPAKAAGKIMTVQMPSKGAFTVYNQAGISINHTVVSGQNEVVLPKNGTLVFAGDIGSSFEITLASIEN is encoded by the coding sequence ATGATAATTTTGTCCATCAAGAAACGAACTTTAATTACAGCCGTAACGCTGGTGTTTACCACACTTGCTCCAATGTCTGCTATGGCTGAGCCGGTAAGTAACGTCAACGATGTTACGTACGAGATGACTAAAAAAGCAGTGATGGAGAAAGCCCAAATTCTTACCGATAACTATGGCACAACAAGCGTGCAATATGCACTCATACATGATGGTGAAATCGTAATTTCCGGGCAAGCCGGCAAGAATGACATGAATAACGCTGTACCTCTCACCGCAGATACGATCTATGGCATAGGTTCAACTAGCAAAATGGTAGTTACTACTGCTGTGATGAAGCTGGTCGATGAAGGGGAAATTGATCTGGATGTACCAGTCATACATTATGTCCCTGATTTCAAAATGGAGGATGAACGTTACAAAGAAATCACGGCGCGAATGCTGTTGAATCATTCCTCCGGACTTCCTGGAACTTCAAGCAGCAGTGCGATCCTGTTCGGGGATAACGATACTTACGCACATGATACATTGTTGGATCAACTCGCAACGCAAAAGCTGAAGGCAGACCCCGGAGCATATTCGGTTTACAGTAACGACGGCTTTTCGTTAGCCGAGATTCTGGTTGAGCGAATTAGTGGAATGAGTTTTACTGCATACATGCACCACTATATTACCGAGCCTTTGGGTATGAACAACACCAAAACGCCACAGGATCTGATTAGTGACAACAAAATGGCCGTGACGTATTCAGCCCTGCACAACGGACAACTTCCACAAGAAAACACAAATATGATTGCTTCGGGAGGCATTTATTCCACAGCCGAAGACTTGGTTCAATTTGCGCAAATTTTCACGGGAGAGGTCAAAGGTATTCTCTCGAGTGAATCGGCAGAAGCCATGGCAGCAGAAGAATACAAGAATGGCATGTGGCCGGAAGATGCAGATTCGTCCATTTCTTATGGCTTGGGCTGGGATAGTGTAAACCTTTTCCCTTTCAATGAATATGGCATCCAGGCCGTTGCCAAAGGCGGAAATACGATTTCGTATCATTCCTCTTTAATTGTGCTTCCGGAATACAACATGGCTGCAGCCGTCACCTCATCGGGAGGAACAAGCACAATGGATCAATTGATTGCAACGGAACTGCTGCTTGGTGCACTTGAGGAGAAGGATATCATTACGGAACGAAAGCCGGATAAGTCATTCGGGACGCCTGTAAGCGCAACGATGCCTAAGGGATTATCAGCGTATTCGGGCATCTATGGAGGTGGAGCCAGCTCGCTACTGAATATTGATGTGCAGGCTGATGGACAACTAAATTTGTCCGCGCCTTTAACACCGAATAGTGCTGAACAAAAGTACACATATACCACAGATGGAACTTTTACCAACGATGAAGGTACGGAAAAATTGATGTTCGTTGAAGAAGATAACGGGAATATCTATTTATGGTCACGCTCGTATCAGTCCATGCCTGGGCTTGGGCAGATCGCTTCTTCCGAATATAAGGCTGAGAAGCTGGAAACGAGTGAATTGTCCCCGGATGTAGCGGCAGCCTGGCAGAAACGTGAAGGTAAGAATTACTTTCTTGTGAACGAGAAATACACTTCAACGGTATATGACAGTGCTACACCGATCATCCCGATTCGTCTCTCTGACGAGATGCCAGGCTTGGTATACACCAATACAATCATAGATGCCAACCTCGCTGTGAACGAGCTGCAAATCCCCGGTTTGGCCGGTCGTGATACGATGGAATACGAATTCTTCAAGGAAAACGGAGTGGAATATGTCTCAGCAGGGGGCAAAGTTTATGCGAGCCAGGACGCAGTGAAGGCGCTCTATTCCGGAAATCAGTCGAAGACAACGATCCAGACGAATGGTTATGCCACTTGGTACTCGATCCCGGCGAAAGCCGCAGGTAAGATTATGACGGTCCAAATGCCTTCAAAAGGTGCTTTTACCGTGTATAATCAAGCGGGTATTTCCATTAATCACACCGTGGTCAGCGGTCAAAACGAGGTAGTTCTTCCTAAGAATGGCACCCTTGTTTTTGCTGGTGATATCGGTTCATCATTTGAAATTACACTCGCCAGCATCGAGAATTAA
- a CDS encoding MDR family MFS transporter, with protein sequence MASQLKQIHPLAWTIIVGTIFGRMATSMSIPFLSIYLTQQMGASPTQTGIIVAVSALVGVFASFYGGYISDRIGRKKVLFMSVFGWALVFIGFALSDQIWLFFIMNALNGICRALFEPTSRALLSDITPPSNKLLVFNLRYAAINLGVVFGPLLGLYLGLSDSNLSFLVAGGVYIAYGILLIIQFILHPLKQDEQSTGTAEPIRLKQAFRITSGDPVFMFVLIGTIFCVLGYGHFSSTLPQFMAINPNMTDGAKWFGYMLSLNAVVVLAVQFPVVRIASRFPPVVPLITGNIMVAVSLLLFGLAQSPWMLVAAVVIFTVGEVLMFTLMDVLVDRIAKPELKGTYFGMIGFNNLGNVSAPILGGFLLDSFGANEPMLVFAPIAISAVCGLPFLWIAHQRLQAREQQQTMENALGN encoded by the coding sequence ATGGCTTCACAGTTAAAACAAATTCATCCATTGGCATGGACGATTATCGTCGGTACCATCTTTGGACGTATGGCAACTTCAATGAGCATTCCATTTCTGTCCATCTATTTGACACAGCAGATGGGGGCTTCGCCAACTCAGACAGGCATAATCGTGGCCGTGAGCGCGCTCGTCGGTGTTTTTGCCAGTTTCTATGGGGGGTACATCTCTGACCGGATTGGTCGTAAGAAAGTGTTGTTCATGTCAGTATTTGGCTGGGCGCTCGTATTTATAGGGTTTGCCCTATCGGACCAGATCTGGCTGTTCTTTATCATGAATGCACTTAACGGCATTTGCCGGGCGTTATTTGAACCGACATCCAGGGCGTTGTTATCGGATATCACACCACCGTCAAACAAGCTGCTTGTATTCAATCTGAGGTATGCAGCGATAAACCTGGGTGTTGTGTTCGGACCGCTGCTGGGACTGTATTTGGGATTATCGGATTCCAATTTGTCCTTTCTGGTGGCTGGAGGAGTATACATAGCTTACGGTATTCTATTAATAATTCAGTTTATTCTTCATCCTCTGAAGCAGGACGAGCAGAGCACGGGGACAGCGGAGCCGATCCGTTTGAAACAAGCATTCCGCATTACAAGTGGAGATCCTGTTTTTATGTTTGTTTTGATTGGGACTATTTTTTGTGTGCTCGGGTACGGACACTTTAGCTCGACGCTACCTCAGTTCATGGCGATTAACCCGAATATGACAGATGGTGCGAAATGGTTTGGATACATGCTTTCCTTAAACGCAGTGGTTGTTCTCGCCGTTCAATTTCCGGTGGTTCGTATCGCGAGTCGCTTTCCACCTGTAGTACCGCTCATTACAGGCAATATTATGGTAGCTGTCAGTCTGCTGCTGTTTGGATTGGCACAAAGTCCATGGATGCTGGTGGCGGCAGTTGTTATTTTTACGGTAGGCGAAGTACTCATGTTTACGCTGATGGATGTTCTGGTGGATCGGATTGCGAAGCCGGAACTGAAAGGCACATATTTCGGCATGATCGGATTCAACAATCTGGGCAATGTCAGTGCTCCAATCCTGGGCGGCTTTTTGCTGGACAGCTTCGGGGCTAACGAGCCAATGCTTGTCTTTGCACCAATTGCAATAAGTGCTGTATGCGGATTGCCTTTTTTGTGGATAGCACATCAACGATTACAGGCGAGAGAACAGCAACAAACGATGGAAAACGCACTGGGAAACTAG
- a CDS encoding LacI family DNA-binding transcriptional regulator, with protein sequence MTTIKDVANLAGVSVATVSRVINDRGYVHADTRKKVEDAVKALNFSPNEVARSLYKRKSKLIGLLLPDIANPYFPQLARGVEDRMQEQDFRLIFGNSDEDESKEQDYIQTFIQNNVVGVISSTNYPHSPIYEKLKIPVVFLDRTAFDSPSVYADGREGGRLAAREIIKRGSRRITVMQGPSHIKPAQDRFEGAIEIIRDAGLDYHVIQTTSFSFNEAGLWAEELFSKYADTDGIIASNDIAAMAVLHEASRIGRKVPDDVQVIGFDDIPMSSLLSPALSTIRQPAYEMGREAAGLLIGLVEQAPIENKNIQMPVSFIERGTTRKVNSDG encoded by the coding sequence ATGACAACAATCAAAGACGTAGCGAATTTGGCTGGTGTATCAGTAGCCACCGTATCTAGGGTCATCAATGACAGGGGTTATGTACATGCGGATACTCGCAAGAAAGTAGAAGATGCCGTGAAGGCGCTTAACTTCTCCCCTAATGAAGTAGCTCGCTCATTATATAAACGTAAGTCCAAACTGATTGGTCTGCTGCTGCCGGATATTGCAAACCCTTACTTCCCACAGTTAGCTAGGGGTGTAGAGGATCGGATGCAGGAGCAGGATTTCAGGCTGATATTCGGAAATAGTGATGAGGATGAATCGAAGGAGCAGGATTACATCCAGACGTTTATCCAAAATAACGTAGTAGGTGTGATTTCATCCACGAACTACCCTCATTCTCCAATATATGAAAAATTAAAAATACCTGTGGTGTTTCTTGACAGGACTGCATTCGATAGTCCTTCGGTCTATGCGGACGGAAGAGAGGGCGGACGATTGGCCGCGAGAGAGATCATCAAGCGCGGTAGTCGTAGGATAACCGTTATGCAGGGTCCCTCACATATCAAACCAGCACAGGATCGGTTCGAGGGAGCCATTGAAATCATCCGGGATGCCGGATTGGATTACCATGTGATTCAGACGACCTCGTTCTCTTTTAACGAAGCGGGATTATGGGCAGAAGAGCTGTTCAGCAAATATGCTGACACGGATGGGATCATTGCCAGCAATGACATTGCAGCTATGGCAGTACTGCATGAGGCTTCGCGAATCGGGAGAAAGGTTCCTGACGATGTGCAAGTAATCGGATTCGACGACATTCCGATGAGCAGCCTGTTATCACCCGCATTGTCAACCATTCGCCAGCCTGCTTACGAGATGGGCAGGGAAGCGGCGGGATTACTTATCGGGCTTGTCGAACAAGCTCCAATCGAGAACAAAAACATACAGATGCCCGTAAGTTTTATCGAACGAGGCACAACGAGAAAGGTGAATTCAGATGGCTAA
- the rbsK gene encoding ribokinase, protein MAKICVIGSSSMDLVVTSSRRPGAGETVLGESFKTVPGGKGANQAVAAARLGGEVMMIGRVGDDAFGQDILNNFKANAVNTQNVKPVTHSESGTAHIILAEGDNSIVFVEAANREVTPEYVNQAAEAIRNADIVLIQQEIPEETVVRVSSLCAEYGTPLLLNPAPARTVPQEVIDNAAYITPNEHEAEILFQGMSPAEALRKYPNKLFITEGSKGVRYFDGAEEILVPTYKVEAVDTTGAGDTFNAALAVALAEGKPLQESIRFANRAASLSVTKFGAQGGMPTRDEVEESLS, encoded by the coding sequence ATGGCTAAAATATGCGTAATCGGAAGCAGTTCCATGGATCTGGTCGTTACTTCTTCAAGACGTCCGGGGGCGGGTGAAACCGTCCTCGGGGAAAGTTTCAAAACGGTACCTGGCGGTAAGGGAGCCAATCAGGCGGTTGCTGCTGCAAGACTGGGTGGTGAGGTAATGATGATTGGCCGGGTAGGAGACGATGCTTTTGGTCAAGACATTTTGAATAATTTCAAAGCAAATGCTGTAAATACGCAAAATGTGAAACCGGTTACACATTCAGAAAGCGGAACGGCTCATATCATACTGGCGGAAGGCGATAATAGCATTGTATTTGTTGAAGCTGCCAATCGCGAAGTCACTCCCGAGTATGTTAACCAAGCGGCGGAAGCGATCCGCAATGCCGATATCGTACTGATCCAGCAGGAAATTCCGGAAGAAACCGTTGTCCGTGTGAGCAGCCTGTGTGCTGAATACGGAACGCCACTGCTGCTTAATCCGGCTCCAGCGAGAACAGTGCCGCAGGAAGTCATTGACAATGCCGCGTACATCACGCCGAACGAGCATGAAGCCGAAATCCTGTTTCAAGGCATGAGCCCGGCTGAGGCATTGCGCAAATACCCTAACAAGCTGTTCATAACGGAAGGCAGCAAGGGTGTTCGTTACTTTGACGGAGCAGAAGAAATCCTGGTGCCAACATATAAGGTGGAGGCCGTGGATACCACCGGTGCAGGGGATACATTTAATGCTGCACTTGCGGTCGCCTTAGCGGAAGGCAAGCCGCTGCAGGAGAGCATACGGTTCGCCAATCGTGCCGCATCGTTGTCCGTGACCAAATTTGGAGCACAGGGCGGCATGCCGACGAGAGACGAAGTGGAGGAGAGTTTATCATGA
- the rbsC gene encoding ribose ABC transporter permease RbsC: MQNNKTTGTGFRLSNVTQKLGPLLGLIILIIIVSVLNPSFLEPLNILNLLRQVSINALIAFGMTFVILTGGIDLSVGSILALSSAFVANMMLSGLDPILSIIIGVALGGVMGMVNGLMITKGKMAPFIATLATMTIFRGLTLVYTNGNPITGLGDSLLFQLFGRGYLLGIPVPAITMLITFVILWTILHKTAFGRKTYAIGGNEKASIISGIKVTRVKIMIYSLAGMLAALAGAILTSRLNSAQPTAGTSYELDAIAAVVLGGTSLTGGRGRIVGTLIGVLIIGVLNNGLNLLGVNSFYQMVVKGVVIAIAVLLDRKKTA, from the coding sequence ATGCAGAACAACAAAACAACCGGAACGGGATTCCGCTTATCCAACGTAACACAGAAATTAGGACCGCTGCTTGGTTTAATCATTCTTATTATTATCGTATCCGTACTGAATCCAAGCTTCTTGGAACCGCTTAATATCTTGAACCTGCTGCGTCAGGTATCGATTAATGCACTGATTGCCTTCGGTATGACCTTTGTCATTCTGACCGGCGGGATCGACTTGTCCGTTGGCTCCATACTGGCTCTATCCAGCGCATTTGTCGCAAACATGATGTTGTCTGGCCTGGATCCGATTTTGTCCATCATCATTGGGGTAGCACTTGGTGGTGTGATGGGTATGGTGAATGGACTCATGATTACGAAGGGTAAAATGGCTCCATTTATCGCAACATTGGCGACAATGACCATATTCCGCGGTTTAACGCTGGTATATACGAATGGTAATCCGATCACAGGACTCGGGGACAGTCTGCTGTTCCAACTGTTTGGACGCGGCTATCTGCTAGGCATTCCGGTACCTGCCATAACGATGTTGATTACCTTCGTGATTCTATGGACGATTCTGCATAAAACGGCTTTTGGCCGCAAAACGTATGCTATCGGTGGTAATGAGAAAGCGTCCATCATCTCGGGTATCAAAGTCACACGTGTGAAGATCATGATCTATTCCCTTGCAGGAATGCTGGCAGCTCTAGCAGGTGCAATTCTGACATCTCGTTTGAATTCCGCACAGCCAACAGCAGGTACTTCTTATGAACTGGATGCGATCGCAGCCGTTGTTCTGGGCGGAACAAGCCTGACGGGTGGACGCGGACGGATCGTGGGCACATTAATTGGTGTTCTGATTATCGGCGTGCTGAACAATGGTTTGAACCTACTCGGCGTGAACTCCTTCTATCAAATGGTGGTCAAAGGTGTCGTCATTGCGATTGCTGTCCTGCTGGACCGCAAGAAAACGGCTTAA
- a CDS encoding sugar ABC transporter ATP-binding protein, whose amino-acid sequence MHIQMHNIHKAFGTNQVLSGVDFELREGEVHALMGENGAGKSTLMNILIGLHQRDQGTISIDDKETYFGGPKEAEKLGIAFIHQELHVWPEMTVLDNLFIGKEMTSSLGLLNTKQMKALASEQFAKLSVQIPLERPAGECSVGQQQMIEIAKALMTDAKVIIMDEPTAALTEREIQKLFDVITALKKNGVSIVYISHRMEEIFTICDRITVMRDGRTVDTQPIPETSFDEVVRKMVGRELTERYPARNPSYGEVVLEVRDASIKGLFRHVSFNVRAGEIVGFSGLMGSGRTEIMRAIFGLDTLDSGEVLVRGKKANIRKPSDAVKHGIGFITEDRKDEGLVLDFSIRENMALTNLFSFSSKGFISAPKEQEFVDTLIKRLQIKTQSSETAARNLSGGNQQKVVIAKWVGIGPSVLILDEPTRGVDVGAKREIYQLMNELTERGVAIIMVSSELPEVLGMSDRIVVVHEGQISGELAREEATQENIMTLATGGQ is encoded by the coding sequence ATGCATATTCAGATGCACAACATTCATAAAGCATTTGGCACCAACCAGGTGTTAAGCGGAGTGGATTTCGAACTGAGGGAAGGTGAAGTTCATGCCCTGATGGGTGAGAATGGAGCCGGCAAATCCACGCTGATGAACATTTTGATCGGACTTCACCAGCGTGACCAGGGAACGATCTCCATTGATGATAAGGAAACCTACTTTGGCGGTCCGAAGGAAGCAGAGAAGTTAGGTATCGCATTTATTCATCAGGAGCTTCACGTTTGGCCCGAAATGACGGTGCTCGATAATCTTTTCATCGGTAAGGAGATGACTTCTTCCTTAGGGTTGCTCAATACAAAACAAATGAAAGCGCTCGCTTCAGAACAATTCGCCAAGCTGTCGGTACAAATTCCGCTCGAACGGCCCGCAGGAGAATGCTCTGTTGGACAGCAGCAAATGATAGAAATCGCCAAGGCGCTGATGACAGATGCGAAGGTCATTATTATGGATGAACCCACTGCAGCGTTAACGGAACGCGAAATTCAGAAGTTGTTTGATGTGATTACTGCACTGAAGAAAAACGGAGTATCCATTGTGTACATTTCTCACCGTATGGAGGAGATCTTCACCATCTGCGACCGAATCACGGTCATGCGGGATGGCAGGACGGTAGATACCCAGCCTATTCCTGAGACAAGCTTCGATGAAGTGGTGCGGAAAATGGTTGGACGGGAGCTGACCGAGCGATATCCGGCTCGTAATCCTTCTTATGGTGAAGTGGTTCTGGAAGTGCGGGACGCAAGCATTAAGGGACTGTTCCGACATGTCAGCTTCAATGTAAGAGCAGGTGAGATTGTTGGTTTCTCCGGACTCATGGGTTCGGGACGAACAGAGATCATGAGAGCGATCTTTGGTCTGGATACCCTGGACAGTGGAGAAGTCTTGGTCCGTGGCAAAAAAGCAAACATTCGTAAACCTTCGGATGCAGTGAAACACGGCATCGGTTTCATAACAGAAGACCGTAAGGATGAAGGGCTTGTACTGGACTTCTCGATTAGGGAAAACATGGCGCTGACCAATCTGTTCAGCTTCTCCAGTAAAGGGTTCATTTCAGCTCCAAAAGAGCAGGAATTCGTCGATACCCTGATCAAGCGTCTGCAGATCAAGACGCAATCTTCGGAGACAGCTGCGCGTAACCTATCTGGGGGCAACCAGCAGAAGGTTGTTATTGCCAAATGGGTGGGCATCGGACCAAGCGTGCTCATTCTGGATGAACCAACCAGAGGTGTGGATGTCGGAGCGAAACGTGAAATCTATCAGTTGATGAATGAGCTGACAGAACGCGGCGTCGCCATCATCATGGTATCTTCGGAGCTTCCTGAAGTGCTCGGTATGAGTGACCGAATTGTGGTTGTGCATGAAGGGCAGATCAGCGGAGAGCTGGCCAGGGAAGAAGCAACACAGGAAAACATTATGACATTGGCCACAGGGGGACAGTGA
- the rbsD gene encoding D-ribose pyranase — translation MKRNGILNSHISKILSDLGHTDMIAIADAGLPVPEGVLKIDVALKLGTPSFQEVVELIADDMVIERVIVAEEIKEGNPGALKFVTDKFGNDAIDASINHEQFKALTRQVKAVVRTGEATPYANCILQAGVHFG, via the coding sequence ATGAAAAGAAATGGCATACTAAATAGTCACATTTCTAAAATATTATCTGATTTGGGTCATACGGACATGATTGCCATTGCGGATGCGGGTCTCCCCGTTCCGGAAGGAGTGCTCAAGATTGATGTGGCTCTGAAACTCGGAACGCCAAGCTTTCAGGAAGTGGTTGAACTGATCGCAGACGACATGGTCATTGAGAGAGTAATCGTGGCAGAAGAGATCAAGGAAGGCAATCCGGGAGCTCTGAAGTTCGTTACAGATAAATTTGGCAACGATGCCATTGACGCTTCCATCAACCACGAACAATTCAAAGCACTAACCCGGCAGGTTAAAGCAGTCGTTCGTACAGGTGAAGCTACACCCTATGCCAATTGCATTTTACAAGCAGGAGTCCATTTTGGTTAA